One genomic region from Fusobacterium sp. encodes:
- a CDS encoding MerR family transcriptional regulator has protein sequence MNLSIKKVAEKTGLSEYTLRYYEKEELLTSIKRDEAGRRVYDDEDMETINTITCLKNTGMPIKEIRKFIKCTIKGDSTLKERRKMVLKQKKMVEEKIEELKKELNKINKKLDYYEAACKAGSSKNVKKKFYPENCNI, from the coding sequence ATGAATCTCAGTATAAAAAAAGTAGCAGAAAAAACTGGGCTTTCAGAATATACTTTAAGATATTATGAAAAGGAAGAGCTTCTTACATCTATTAAAAGAGATGAAGCTGGAAGAAGAGTATATGATGATGAAGATATGGAAACTATAAATACCATCACTTGTCTGAAAAATACAGGAATGCCAATTAAAGAAATAAGGAAATTTATTAAATGTACAATAAAAGGGGATTCTACTCTCAAAGAAAGAAGAAAAATGGTATTGAAGCAGAAAAAGATGGTAGAAGAAAAAATAGAGGAATTAAAAAAAGAATTGAATAAAATCAATAAGAAATTAGATTATTATGAAGCTGCTTGTAAAGCAGGGAGTTCTAAAAATGTAAAGAAAAAGTTTTATCCAGAAAACTGCAACATATAA
- a CDS encoding iron-containing alcohol dehydrogenase — MENFTFYNPAKIIFGKGTENQVGKEMKKLGSRILLVYGGGTIKRIGLYDTVVKALNVENISFVELGGVQPNPRLQLVQEGIRLCREHNLEAILAVGGGSTIDTAKGIAAGVNYDGDVWDFYERKAGPDEALPIGVVLTIPAAGSESSMGSVITKEEGLLKRSCGNVSMIPKFAIMNPEFTFSLPSYQTACGASDILAHLMERYFTQVEHVDFTDRLIEATMKTVIDYAPLAIKEPENYDVRAEIMWAGTIAHNSLLNTGRLGDWGSHQIEHEISAIYDIAHGAGLSIVFPAWMKYVCHENMDRFVQFAVRVFGVSITLTDKELVVKQGIQKLEEFYYSLGLPVYLKEVDISDERLKEMAEKCCKKGPQGNFKKLYENDVFEILKLAR; from the coding sequence ATGGAGAATTTTACTTTTTACAATCCAGCAAAAATTATTTTCGGAAAAGGAACTGAAAATCAAGTAGGAAAAGAAATGAAAAAATTAGGCAGCCGGATACTTTTAGTATATGGTGGAGGAACTATTAAGAGGATAGGATTATATGATACTGTTGTAAAGGCCTTAAATGTCGAAAATATCTCTTTTGTAGAATTAGGTGGAGTACAACCTAATCCAAGGCTACAATTGGTACAAGAGGGAATTAGGTTATGCAGAGAACATAATTTAGAAGCAATACTGGCTGTAGGTGGAGGCAGCACCATTGATACTGCAAAAGGGATAGCAGCAGGGGTAAATTATGATGGAGATGTATGGGATTTTTATGAAAGAAAGGCTGGACCTGATGAAGCTCTTCCGATAGGAGTAGTGTTAACTATACCAGCAGCAGGAAGTGAATCAAGTATGGGAAGTGTTATTACAAAAGAAGAAGGACTTTTGAAACGTTCATGTGGAAATGTTTCAATGATTCCAAAGTTTGCAATAATGAATCCAGAATTTACATTTTCTCTTCCAAGCTATCAAACTGCCTGTGGAGCTTCAGATATATTGGCTCATCTCATGGAACGTTATTTTACTCAAGTAGAGCATGTAGATTTTACAGATAGATTGATAGAAGCAACTATGAAAACAGTTATAGATTATGCACCTCTTGCTATTAAAGAACCAGAAAATTATGATGTACGTGCTGAAATAATGTGGGCTGGAACAATAGCTCATAATAGTCTTTTGAATACAGGACGTCTTGGAGATTGGGGTTCTCATCAAATAGAACATGAAATCAGTGCTATATATGATATAGCCCATGGTGCAGGACTTTCTATTGTATTTCCTGCGTGGATGAAGTATGTTTGCCATGAAAATATGGATAGATTTGTGCAGTTTGCAGTTCGTGTATTTGGAGTGAGTATAACACTTACAGATAAAGAACTTGTAGTAAAACAAGGTATTCAAAAACTTGAAGAATTTTATTATAGCTTAGGACTTCCTGTATACTTAAAGGAAGTGGATATTTCAGATGAAAGATTAAAAGAAATGGCAGAAAAATGCTGTAAAAAAGGACCACAAGGAAACTTTAAAAAATTATATGAAAATGATGTATTTGAAATATTAAAACTAGCAAGGTAA
- a CDS encoding DJ-1 family glyoxalase III has protein sequence MKKVYILLADGFELIEALTPVDVLRRGGVDVKTVSITSEKNVMSGQEVLVKADTTLKETDLKDGDMLVLPGGNPGYINLGNSNEVVELIKFYIDNKKFVGAICGAPSILGNHNIALGKRVTCHTSLKELMKNHQYEEKNIVRDDKLITGMGAGQSLAFAFELAETLLELDTINKIKTGMEL, from the coding sequence ATGAAAAAAGTTTATATTCTATTAGCAGATGGTTTTGAACTCATTGAAGCTTTAACTCCTGTTGATGTTTTGCGAAGAGGGGGAGTAGATGTTAAAACTGTTTCTATTACTTCTGAAAAAAATGTTATGTCAGGTCAAGAAGTATTAGTCAAAGCTGATACTACTCTAAAAGAAACTGATTTAAAAGATGGAGATATGCTTGTGCTCCCAGGGGGAAATCCTGGATATATCAATCTTGGAAATTCCAATGAAGTAGTAGAACTTATCAAATTTTATATAGATAATAAAAAATTTGTAGGTGCTATATGTGGAGCTCCTTCAATTTTAGGAAATCATAATATTGCTCTTGGAAAAAGGGTAACATGCCATACTTCTTTAAAAGAACTTATGAAAAACCATCAATATGAAGAAAAAAATATTGTCAGAGATGATAAACTTATAACTGGTATGGGTGCCGGTCAATCTTTGGCTTTCGCTTTTGAATTAGCTGAAACTTTACTGGAACTAGATACTATTAATAAAATAAAAACTGGTATGGAATTATAA
- a CDS encoding lysine exporter LysO family protein has protein sequence MLGIALSVIIGGLLGFFCKSSLVLAHADNLIKFGLCLLLFFVGIDIGKNQSVFEQLKTLNKKVLLLPFITIIGSLLGGVLASFITTLSLGEGIAVSSGMGWYSFSAIELSKINAQLGGTAFLSNVFRELLAIFTIPFIAAKIGSFQSVSSAGATAMDSVLPVINRSNPPDISIIAFYSGLVITIIVPILVPAVVAIFNLS, from the coding sequence ATGCTTGGAATAGCTTTATCTGTTATTATAGGAGGTCTTCTTGGATTTTTCTGTAAAAGTTCCCTTGTACTAGCTCATGCTGATAACCTTATTAAGTTTGGATTATGTCTTCTTTTATTTTTTGTTGGAATAGATATAGGAAAAAATCAAAGTGTATTTGAGCAGTTGAAAACTTTAAATAAAAAAGTCCTGTTACTGCCTTTTATTACAATAATTGGTTCTTTACTTGGAGGAGTTCTCGCTTCTTTCATTACTACTCTTTCTTTAGGAGAAGGAATAGCTGTAAGTTCTGGTATGGGATGGTATTCATTTTCCGCTATAGAACTTTCTAAAATAAATGCTCAATTAGGTGGAACTGCCTTTCTTTCAAATGTATTCAGAGAGCTTTTAGCAATATTTACAATACCATTCATAGCTGCTAAAATTGGATCATTTCAATCAGTATCATCTGCTGGAGCTACTGCAATGGATTCTGTACTTCCTGTTATAAACAGAAGTAATCCTCCTGACATATCTATAATAGCTTTTTATTCAGGCCTTGTCATAACAATAATTGTTCCTATTCTAGTGCCAGCTGTTGTAGCAATATTCAATTTGAGTTAA